In Desulfuromonadaceae bacterium, a genomic segment contains:
- a CDS encoding AAA family ATPase, which yields MYEDFYGFTEKPFSKTPDPRFLYHGSKHQEALARLLYAVEERDLILLTGEIGCGKTTLSRALMDELDDSYRVMLFINPRLTPMEFLRTLAIRLDIAEPSQFKTDLLEQIGGELFSLYQRGICPVLIIDEAQLIPHKETFDEIRLLTNFQLDDQNLMSVVLMGQPELRKRLMHRAYEPLRQRIGMQYDLKPLTLAETSEYIDFRLSVVGGSAGFFTLPAVEVIYTYAQGVPRKINHAASLALLEGFGCEATMIDVEIMEAVMRELDLSGIWN from the coding sequence ATGTATGAAGATTTTTACGGATTTACCGAAAAGCCGTTCAGCAAAACGCCCGATCCACGCTTTCTCTATCATGGGAGCAAACATCAAGAGGCTCTGGCACGGTTGCTCTATGCTGTCGAAGAACGCGACCTGATTCTGTTGACCGGAGAAATCGGTTGTGGCAAAACAACCCTGTCACGGGCATTGATGGACGAGCTGGATGACAGCTACCGGGTCATGCTTTTTATTAATCCACGCCTGACGCCGATGGAATTTTTACGGACGCTGGCGATCCGGCTTGACATCGCAGAGCCCTCACAGTTCAAAACGGATCTGCTTGAGCAGATCGGTGGTGAGCTGTTCAGCCTTTATCAACGAGGGATTTGTCCGGTACTCATCATTGATGAAGCGCAACTTATTCCGCACAAGGAGACGTTTGATGAAATCAGGTTGCTGACCAATTTTCAACTGGATGATCAAAACCTGATGAGCGTTGTCCTGATGGGACAACCGGAATTGCGGAAACGGCTTATGCATCGAGCTTACGAACCGTTAAGACAGCGTATTGGCATGCAATATGATCTCAAACCGTTGACATTGGCAGAAACCTCTGAATATATCGACTTTCGTTTGTCTGTGGTCGGTGGATCTGCCGGTTTCTTCACCTTGCCTGCGGTCGAAGTCATTTATACTTACGCTCAGGGTGTGCCGCGCAAGATTAATCATGCGGCATCCCTGGCATTGCTCGAAGGCTTCGGCTGCGAGGCGACAATGATCGATGTGGAGATTATGGAAGCTGTGATGCGCGAGCTCGATTTATCCGGTATCTGGAACTGA
- a CDS encoding chemotaxis protein CheW, which translates to MDLAKIRKKAKSQPKTGAQDPASPVRKSARESASVQATPNGAELRVEAPQLCVEPDVSPKSQVATVNGVETGAVHDAGGGKALPLSRVNPLDELFRQTPDIQLATEDSYLRALTDVHSVDENVRQWLTFSLADEEYALNIETIDEICKPREVTEVPNAPSFVLGLISLRGKIVPVYDLRSRLQLGAVEATAATRIIVCQTENKIVGLLVDSITQVVRLADDEIEPPPMVLSGLDRDMLDGVGRSQDRMIILLNLNNVITIDRD; encoded by the coding sequence ATGGATCTGGCTAAAATCAGAAAAAAAGCAAAAAGTCAGCCCAAAACAGGTGCTCAGGATCCTGCGTCCCCGGTACGCAAGAGTGCGCGTGAATCAGCTTCAGTGCAGGCGACTCCCAACGGAGCAGAGCTGCGGGTGGAAGCGCCGCAACTATGCGTTGAGCCGGACGTGTCACCCAAAAGCCAGGTTGCCACTGTAAACGGGGTGGAGACCGGGGCAGTGCATGATGCCGGGGGCGGTAAAGCGTTGCCGTTGTCGAGGGTCAATCCGCTCGACGAATTGTTTCGTCAAACCCCTGATATTCAGCTGGCAACCGAAGACAGCTATCTTCGTGCCTTGACCGATGTGCACAGTGTCGACGAGAATGTTCGGCAGTGGTTGACCTTCTCGTTGGCTGATGAAGAGTATGCATTAAACATTGAGACGATCGACGAAATATGCAAGCCACGCGAAGTAACAGAAGTCCCCAATGCTCCGTCGTTCGTTCTTGGCCTGATTTCTCTGCGTGGCAAGATTGTCCCGGTCTACGATTTGCGGAGCAGGTTGCAGCTCGGGGCGGTTGAAGCGACAGCCGCAACACGCATTATCGTGTGTCAAACGGAAAATAAAATTGTTGGCTTGCTGGTCGACAGTATCACCCAGGTGGTACGCTTGGCAGACGATGAAATTGAGCCGCCGCCGATGGTGTTGTCCGGGCTGGATCGTGATATGCTTGACGGGGTTGGCAGAAGTCAGGATCGAATGATCATCCTCCTGAATCTGAATAACGTAATAACCATAGACAGGGATTAA
- a CDS encoding response regulator gives MAKQKILIVEDEESLLKLESILLTSKGYQVRGVTNGQAALDAIEEDPPHLVLLDIMLPEIDGFEICRRIKTNPATSDIPVIMLTAKKSREDMARGEEVGADWYVTKPFKSAMVIETIQRFIDR, from the coding sequence ATGGCAAAACAAAAGATTCTGATTGTCGAAGATGAAGAGAGTTTGCTCAAACTGGAGAGTATTTTGCTCACCTCAAAAGGCTATCAAGTGCGTGGCGTGACAAACGGTCAGGCGGCACTTGATGCCATCGAGGAAGACCCTCCTCACCTTGTTCTGCTCGACATTATGCTCCCTGAAATTGATGGTTTTGAGATTTGTCGACGGATTAAAACAAATCCTGCGACCAGCGATATCCCGGTCATTATGCTTACCGCCAAAAAAAGCCGTGAAGATATGGCGCGTGGCGAAGAGGTCGGCGCTGACTGGTATGTCACCAAGCCGTTCAAATCTGCCATGGTGATTGAGACGATTCAACGTTTTATTGACAGGTAA
- a CDS encoding chemotaxis protein CheW, whose protein sequence is MSTFPQNEQIDSQEVQLACFHVGAEIYALDIMRIREIIRPQRLTPVPKAPAFIEGVINLRSAVIPIIDLRKRFDQPVRENSRKTRTIICSLTGRIIGLIVDEVLEVRRYTRSEIQPAPHYLSGRGADFFLGVCRRSDDLVMLLDLEKILTSNEKINLELINDHSVVS, encoded by the coding sequence ATGTCGACATTCCCGCAAAATGAACAGATAGATTCTCAGGAAGTACAGCTGGCGTGTTTTCATGTTGGCGCTGAGATCTATGCCCTTGATATCATGCGAATCCGTGAAATTATTCGACCGCAGCGCCTGACTCCGGTCCCCAAGGCACCGGCATTCATCGAGGGGGTCATTAACCTGCGCAGTGCGGTCATCCCGATTATTGATTTGCGCAAGCGCTTTGATCAGCCGGTGCGCGAAAACAGTCGTAAAACCAGAACCATTATTTGCTCACTGACCGGGCGGATTATCGGTTTGATCGTTGATGAAGTGCTGGAGGTACGTCGCTATACACGTAGTGAGATTCAGCCGGCACCGCATTACCTCAGTGGCAGGGGAGCTGATTTTTTTCTCGGCGTCTGTCGGCGCAGTGATGATCTGGTGATGTTGCTCGATCTGGAGAAAATCCTTACCTCAAATGAAAAAATCAATCTGGAACTTATAAACGATCATTCGGTCGTTTCCTAA
- a CDS encoding zinc-ribbon domain-containing protein, with protein sequence MIVSCPSCHARYRLDRNKLNDKRVTLRCAKCRQVFKIATGNQDNGKVSPARSFPFRVLVAHGDALLCAAVGEILKQGQISYDVVNDGNVALEMVQNKVPDVVLIDVALPGLFAFELVQKIRENVRLEKITLILLSSVYNKMAYKRRPDNLYGADGYIEKHHLSDDLVPMLNRIQLGVTQAHMKRPAELQVEGTVAVENQDIPAYNDIGAMNQRIQSAEEHELATDIPDQDIARARRLARIIVSDIALYNQSRVEEGIRNGSFMEIFAEELAEGRRLFAERISKDVQGREDFFETEIKRFLKQRILDMQGNKDR encoded by the coding sequence ATGATAGTCAGTTGTCCTTCATGTCATGCACGGTATCGCCTTGACCGTAATAAGCTCAATGACAAACGCGTTACATTGAGATGTGCCAAGTGTCGTCAGGTTTTCAAAATTGCAACTGGCAACCAGGACAATGGGAAAGTTTCCCCTGCCAGGAGTTTTCCTTTTCGGGTGCTGGTCGCTCATGGTGATGCTTTGTTGTGCGCGGCGGTGGGCGAGATTCTTAAACAGGGACAAATCAGCTATGACGTTGTCAATGATGGCAATGTTGCATTAGAAATGGTTCAAAATAAAGTGCCGGATGTTGTGCTGATCGATGTTGCGCTACCGGGACTGTTTGCTTTTGAATTGGTACAAAAAATTCGCGAAAATGTTCGTCTTGAGAAAATCACGTTAATATTGCTTTCCTCTGTATACAATAAAATGGCTTACAAGCGACGCCCTGATAATCTTTATGGCGCTGACGGCTATATAGAAAAACACCATCTTTCCGACGATTTGGTGCCGATGCTGAATCGTATCCAGTTGGGCGTAACGCAGGCCCATATGAAACGCCCTGCGGAGCTTCAGGTCGAGGGAACGGTGGCTGTGGAGAACCAGGATATCCCCGCATACAACGACATTGGCGCAATGAACCAGCGTATCCAGTCTGCCGAAGAACATGAGTTGGCGACAGATATTCCTGATCAGGACATCGCTCGTGCGCGGCGCTTGGCGCGGATTATTGTTTCCGATATTGCCCTGTATAACCAGTCGCGGGTTGAGGAGGGGATCCGTAACGGAAGCTTCATGGAAATCTTTGCCGAAGAACTCGCCGAAGGACGTCGATTGTTTGCGGAACGAATCAGCAAAGATGTCCAAGGCCGTGAGGATTTTTTTGAAACAGAGATTAAACGTTTTTTGAAACAGAGAATCCTTGATATGCAGGGCAACAAAGACAGGTGA
- a CDS encoding HEAT repeat domain-containing protein has translation MTEWTELQTMLASADEETRLDALRRLPAGDTDAALQLILQALGDSSWRVRKQAVELYLQRTDVDQSAGKVVEQLYSSDNAGLRNAAVEILIRLGSVVTRRMIAETHSADHDVRKFAIDILGGISDSDCTSALIDALRDPDENVRAAAAENLGNIGSDAAVPALLNAMESADLLSRFTILEAIGRIGRPVAIAELLPYKDDQLLRKPLFECLGRVGDAEAFPVLMEGIISGPANASEAAIVALQQLVERCGADFDSNLSVNNSRLLAQTLGNFFSHNKREIRRSAVNLLGLLRDCDNAEKLLDLLSDEEVQDNAFKALVALGSDGAERLAEIWLQVDVTKQSYIAYLFGQTAYRKGVPLLLEAISSSDPQLREIAAGALGKVGDADALKSLINLFSDEVDRVRDAATEAVIRLGGAYTQLALEEIRTCLDHADAATRMAAVAALGRLGGVDATEVLLESLKDVSPQVRQAAVRAFTPSRDETTIEAIALALMDEDAGVRRLAVEKLGMCADLVTLSPLKLALADDDVWVRSAAVRAIGLIGGAAQLPVIERLLFDPVGLVSIAVLDTVEKIVPEQVNDLFTQALEHPDHEVVIAAIHGLVRNAQKDVLSAKSTLLSAHRSVEVRTALYRALAELAGNEALSILTIYLEREQDALAREQLLSLIDNLKAAHGL, from the coding sequence GTGACGGAATGGACTGAATTGCAAACAATGCTTGCCTCCGCTGATGAGGAAACGCGACTTGATGCCTTGCGGCGCTTGCCTGCCGGTGATACGGACGCTGCATTGCAACTGATATTGCAGGCTTTGGGCGATTCGAGCTGGCGCGTTCGCAAACAGGCTGTTGAATTGTACCTGCAGCGGACCGACGTTGATCAGAGCGCCGGAAAAGTTGTCGAACAACTGTACTCATCGGACAATGCCGGCTTGCGAAATGCGGCGGTTGAAATTCTTATTCGTCTCGGTTCGGTCGTGACCAGGCGGATGATTGCTGAAACCCACAGCGCTGACCACGATGTGCGAAAGTTTGCTATCGATATTCTTGGCGGAATATCTGATTCTGATTGTACTTCTGCATTGATTGATGCCCTGCGAGATCCAGATGAAAATGTGCGCGCGGCAGCTGCTGAAAATCTTGGGAATATCGGTTCAGACGCTGCCGTACCTGCACTCCTGAACGCAATGGAGAGCGCCGATTTGCTGTCCCGGTTTACGATTCTGGAGGCAATCGGGCGTATCGGCCGACCGGTGGCGATCGCGGAGTTGCTCCCCTACAAAGATGATCAGTTGCTGCGCAAGCCGTTATTTGAATGTCTGGGGCGCGTTGGTGATGCCGAAGCTTTTCCGGTGTTGATGGAGGGTATTATCTCCGGACCGGCGAACGCCAGTGAGGCCGCTATCGTGGCATTACAGCAACTGGTGGAACGGTGCGGTGCGGATTTTGACAGCAACCTTTCTGTCAACAATTCGCGTCTTCTGGCACAAACACTCGGTAACTTTTTCAGCCACAATAAACGAGAAATTCGCCGTTCGGCCGTTAACCTTTTGGGGCTTTTACGTGATTGTGATAATGCCGAAAAGCTTCTCGATCTGTTGTCTGATGAAGAGGTTCAGGATAATGCATTCAAGGCACTGGTGGCTCTTGGCAGTGACGGCGCAGAACGTCTGGCTGAAATCTGGTTGCAGGTCGATGTCACGAAGCAGTCATATATCGCCTATCTTTTTGGACAAACGGCCTATCGCAAAGGGGTGCCATTATTACTCGAAGCGATTTCCTCGTCCGATCCACAATTACGTGAAATTGCCGCCGGAGCGTTGGGGAAGGTCGGTGACGCCGATGCATTAAAGTCCCTTATAAACCTTTTTTCAGACGAAGTCGACCGGGTCAGGGATGCAGCGACCGAGGCGGTCATCCGTCTGGGCGGAGCCTATACGCAACTGGCTCTGGAAGAAATTCGCACGTGTCTCGACCATGCTGATGCCGCTACACGCATGGCGGCTGTCGCCGCGTTAGGCAGGTTGGGGGGTGTCGATGCAACTGAAGTTCTACTGGAATCATTAAAGGATGTCTCCCCCCAGGTCAGACAGGCAGCAGTTCGAGCATTCACTCCTTCGCGTGATGAAACGACGATTGAGGCAATAGCATTGGCGCTGATGGATGAAGATGCCGGCGTGCGTCGATTGGCTGTAGAGAAGCTCGGCATGTGCGCCGACCTTGTCACCTTGTCCCCCTTGAAACTGGCATTGGCTGACGATGATGTCTGGGTACGCTCTGCGGCAGTTCGCGCGATCGGACTGATCGGCGGCGCAGCACAGCTGCCGGTCATTGAGCGGCTGTTGTTTGATCCTGTCGGTCTGGTGAGTATCGCCGTGCTTGATACAGTTGAAAAAATCGTTCCGGAGCAGGTTAACGATCTTTTCACCCAGGCCCTTGAACACCCTGATCATGAAGTGGTGATCGCCGCGATTCACGGTCTGGTGCGCAACGCTCAAAAAGATGTGCTCTCTGCCAAATCGACTCTGTTGTCCGCACATCGTTCCGTGGAAGTCAGAACCGCTCTTTATCGCGCCCTCGCTGAATTGGCAGGGAACGAGGCGCTGTCGATCCTGACCATATATCTGGAACGTGAGCAGGATGCGTTAGCAAGAGAACAGCTGTTGTCGTTGATCGATAATTTAAAAGCAGCTCATGGATTGTAA
- a CDS encoding protein-glutamate O-methyltransferase CheR has product MILFAPDIPMSDDEFVLLKDLVYQYCGLHFTPETKYLLEKRLTKRLQHHKLESFRDYYYMLRYGQDKEKEFAEVVDSLTTNETYFFREDFQLKSFTDEILPEISERKLKTGTKRLRIWSAGCSSGEEPYSIAMLLLDMPQFSDWHIDIIGTDISHRVLRLAREGIYGASSFRSTSPDYQQRYFLPEPGGKSKVADRVRKLVTFSHLNLFDSARIALLGKMDVIFCRNVIIYFDVAAKKRVVENYYERLHPEGFLLLGHSESLIKVTNLFQLRHFKHDMVYQRPKPLQEMVMTR; this is encoded by the coding sequence ATGATTTTGTTTGCCCCTGATATTCCCATGAGCGATGACGAGTTTGTTCTGTTGAAGGACCTTGTCTATCAATACTGTGGTTTGCACTTCACTCCTGAAACCAAATATTTGCTCGAAAAACGTCTCACAAAACGGCTTCAACATCATAAGCTGGAATCGTTTCGCGACTACTATTACATGTTGCGCTACGGTCAGGACAAAGAAAAAGAATTTGCTGAAGTCGTCGATTCTTTGACCACGAATGAAACCTATTTTTTTCGGGAAGACTTCCAGCTCAAGTCATTTACCGACGAGATCTTGCCGGAAATAAGTGAACGCAAGTTGAAAACGGGCACGAAACGCCTGCGCATCTGGAGCGCGGGGTGTTCGTCAGGCGAGGAACCTTATTCAATTGCCATGCTGCTTCTCGATATGCCTCAGTTTAGCGACTGGCACATTGATATCATCGGTACCGATATCAGTCATCGGGTTCTGCGCCTGGCGCGCGAAGGAATCTATGGCGCGTCGTCATTTCGTTCGACCTCTCCAGATTATCAGCAGCGTTATTTTCTCCCTGAGCCGGGGGGGAAGTCGAAGGTTGCTGATCGCGTCAGGAAGTTGGTCACATTCAGCCATTTAAATCTTTTTGACTCGGCGCGCATTGCGCTGCTGGGCAAGATGGATGTTATTTTCTGCCGCAATGTTATTATCTACTTTGATGTGGCCGCAAAAAAACGCGTCGTGGAAAATTATTACGAACGGTTGCATCCGGAAGGGTTTCTGTTGCTGGGACATTCCGAATCCTTAATCAAGGTAACCAACCTGTTTCAGTTGCGACATTTCAAGCATGATATGGTGTATCAACGACCAAAACCTTTGCAGGAAATGGTGATGACGCGATGA
- a CDS encoding chemotaxis response regulator protein-glutamate methylesterase, with the protein MTDKIRILVIDDSAFNRRTIIKMLESIPGIEVVDYACDGEDGLRKVFDLKPDLITLDLEMPRLDGFSFLRIVMQNRPTPVIVVSARSDNDNVFKALEFGAVDFVSKPSSRISPELFNIRDDLVSKIHEAANANMLKVLKRAARSKDQSDTFSSHSRVNRGTNKNAINHVVIGASTGGPPALQAIFSNIKNPVDVFFAVSQHMPPGFTKSFADRLNKYCPLEIKEAEAGDIVRSGRVLIAPGGKNLEFRRHQNDVVAVVSEARIGQRYVPSVDIMFNSAVKVFGSDLLGVVLTGMGNDGALGTAHIKEHGGLTLAESEDSCVVFGMPKEAIATGKVDWVKPLAQISEEILSKCGY; encoded by the coding sequence ATGACAGACAAAATTCGCATTCTCGTCATTGATGATTCGGCGTTCAACCGGCGGACGATTATCAAAATGCTGGAGTCTATTCCCGGCATTGAGGTCGTTGACTACGCTTGCGACGGCGAAGATGGGCTGCGCAAGGTTTTCGACCTGAAACCTGACCTGATAACACTTGATCTTGAAATGCCGCGACTTGACGGGTTTTCTTTTTTACGCATTGTCATGCAAAATCGGCCGACTCCGGTGATCGTTGTGTCGGCGCGTTCTGATAATGACAATGTATTTAAGGCTCTCGAATTCGGTGCGGTCGATTTTGTCTCAAAACCGTCGTCCCGGATTTCACCGGAACTGTTCAATATCAGAGATGATCTGGTAAGTAAAATTCATGAAGCCGCCAACGCCAATATGCTTAAAGTGCTCAAACGGGCGGCGCGTAGCAAAGATCAGAGCGATACCTTCTCCAGTCATTCGCGAGTCAATCGCGGGACGAATAAAAATGCAATCAATCATGTGGTCATCGGTGCATCTACCGGAGGGCCACCGGCGCTGCAAGCGATTTTTTCGAATATAAAGAACCCTGTCGATGTTTTTTTTGCGGTCTCCCAGCATATGCCTCCCGGTTTTACCAAATCATTTGCAGACCGTTTGAATAAATATTGCCCTCTGGAAATCAAGGAAGCGGAAGCCGGAGATATTGTGCGTTCAGGTCGGGTGCTTATCGCCCCCGGGGGGAAGAATCTGGAGTTTCGACGACATCAGAACGATGTCGTTGCCGTGGTCAGTGAGGCGAGGATCGGTCAGCGTTATGTCCCCTCTGTCGATATCATGTTTAATTCCGCAGTTAAAGTGTTTGGTTCCGACCTGCTCGGGGTGGTTCTGACCGGGATGGGGAACGATGGTGCTTTGGGCACTGCTCATATCAAGGAACATGGCGGACTGACACTGGCTGAATCTGAAGATTCCTGTGTTGTCTTCGGCATGCCGAAAGAAGCCATCGCCACCGGCAAGGTCGACTGGGTCAAACCGTTGGCACAAATAAGCGAGGAAATATTAAGCAAATGTGGTTACTGA
- a CDS encoding GAF domain-containing protein, which translates to MPDKDEKIAHKAEEFLQIFKKGADFTQDLLKENERLRFRLIELEDVFKNSAEGGSAPDSQQMKLKIAELEREKQEILDRIKQVEDENIDFANRYVDIETENNMLANLYIASYQLHSTLDFREVLQIITEIVINLIGAEEFGIMLLDEKTNKLTAVSCEGLELGAFPSIALGNGIIGKTAKAGDNYFIDDMEGYDRDLEHPVVCISLKIKEHVIGVIVLYKLFEQKSRFADVDFELFTLLAGHAATAIFSSKLYSESERKLSTIQGFIDLMTK; encoded by the coding sequence ATGCCCGATAAAGATGAAAAAATAGCCCATAAGGCGGAAGAGTTTCTTCAGATATTTAAAAAGGGTGCCGATTTTACTCAGGACCTGCTGAAGGAAAACGAGCGATTGCGTTTTCGTCTGATTGAACTTGAGGACGTTTTTAAAAATTCTGCAGAAGGGGGTTCTGCTCCCGATTCACAGCAGATGAAACTTAAAATCGCTGAGCTTGAACGTGAAAAACAGGAAATCCTGGATCGAATTAAACAGGTTGAAGATGAAAATATAGATTTTGCCAACCGTTATGTGGACATTGAAACAGAAAACAATATGTTGGCAAACCTCTATATTGCATCATATCAGCTCCACTCCACACTTGATTTCCGCGAAGTCCTCCAGATCATTACCGAGATTGTGATTAACCTTATCGGCGCAGAAGAATTCGGAATTATGCTCCTTGATGAAAAGACCAACAAGCTGACCGCCGTTTCCTGCGAGGGTCTGGAATTGGGGGCCTTTCCGTCGATCGCTTTAGGGAATGGCATTATCGGGAAAACGGCAAAGGCCGGCGATAATTATTTTATTGATGATATGGAAGGCTATGATCGCGATCTTGAACATCCGGTCGTGTGTATTTCTTTGAAAATCAAAGAGCACGTCATCGGCGTAATTGTTTTGTATAAACTGTTTGAACAAAAAAGCCGTTTTGCCGATGTTGATTTTGAACTGTTCACACTCTTGGCCGGCCATGCCGCCACGGCGATTTTTTCGTCCAAGCTCTATTCCGAGTCAGAACGCAAGTTGTCGACAATTCAAGGCTTTATCGATTTAATGACGAAGTAG
- a CDS encoding response regulator — MLTYKVLVVEDSPTMRQLIVFALKRIRGVVITEAGDGVDGLKKLSSDKFDLIFSDINMPIMDGLKLVSLIRNNPGYKDVPIVMVTTEGASEDRDRALALGANDYITKPIQTTQILAVAKKLLDA; from the coding sequence ATGTTGACATATAAAGTTCTGGTAGTTGAAGATTCGCCAACCATGCGGCAGCTGATCGTATTTGCCCTGAAACGGATTCGCGGGGTTGTGATTACCGAGGCCGGAGATGGCGTTGACGGATTGAAAAAATTGTCGAGCGACAAGTTCGATTTGATCTTTTCCGATATCAATATGCCGATTATGGATGGTTTAAAACTGGTCAGTCTGATCAGGAATAATCCTGGCTACAAAGATGTCCCGATTGTCATGGTGACGACAGAGGGGGCCAGTGAGGACCGTGATCGGGCTCTGGCACTTGGTGCCAACGACTATATCACCAAACCGATTCAGACCACGCAGATTCTGGCCGTAGCTAAAAAACTGCTCGACGCGTGA
- the infA gene encoding translation initiation factor IF-1 produces MAKEEAIEVEGKVIEPLPNAMFRVELDNGHVVLAHISGKMRKYYIRILPGDHVTVELSPYDLTRGRITYREK; encoded by the coding sequence GTGGCTAAGGAAGAAGCAATTGAGGTTGAAGGAAAAGTTATCGAACCATTGCCCAATGCAATGTTTCGCGTCGAACTCGATAATGGGCATGTTGTTTTGGCACATATTTCAGGGAAGATGCGTAAGTATTATATCCGGATTCTGCCGGGGGATCACGTGACGGTCGAACTTTCACCGTACGATTTGACTCGGGGCCGGATTACCTACCGCGAAAAGTAA